gtgcgaggcagatttggtttaaagttttcaattgagttgaagcaactcttagttggtgtggcaCCGTCTAAGGGAATAAATTGcacagagtcctgctaggattcaagaggcgtaaagagtgtgactgtacctgaatcagtgagagactgatttcgggctcaactacatttcagaccgaagttaattggtagtaggctagtgtctgtagcggcttaatacagtttggtgttcaatctagagtaggtctcagggtttttttaTATTTGCGGTTttatcgttaacaaaatttctggtgtctgtgttattttttttccagattatattgtttatctttataattgaaatatcacgggttgttctttgatcaatcaaagtagataggtccgatcttgtttgttggataagacttgattgatccttagatattgatCTTTgctaccgtccaagaactctctttgtagttaggttcacggattcagttcTGCAAACGTTCTAACAACGagggagagagatataactctagatactttccttgattgagtttttattctcggagttgtgttgagttagtccatacagattgcctacgaaaaatttgttgtgtattttggtacccctagtgTTTTCACTTGAGACATTGAAAGAGATCCAGTTTCTCCATTTGAGTAAAAAGCTTAATGCTTGTTTCACATGTCACTAGTATTCCAGGTGACATTATCAAAGGCTTTTTGGTTGCCAAGCGTGCATAATATgcttcatatttttctttttcatcttgaTTCAAATAACTCATCCACAGTTAGCATTACATTTAGTAATTGTTTATCTTTGATGAAGACATCTTGATTTTCTACAATTAAGTTTAGCATTACATTCTAAGTCTTTCAGCAACAATATCTGTTACAATTTTTATATGCTTCCTATAAGGCTCATAAGTCTGAAATCTTGAGGGGAATTTGATTCCTTCTTCTTTGGTATCAAACTTATGAATGAACAATTTGTTCTCCGAGTCAACTGCTCTATCATTCTCCCCATCCAGATTTGTTTCTgcataattttggaatttttttgacTTGCAAGTTGTGGTCTCCATGGATTTGAGTCTTGCAAAGGACTAGTAATCACTGAACTCTTTTTTATTTCTCAGGTTGCATGATATAATTTTAAAATCCGTCAAGACAAGTAATTCATATTGGCATTGTACATCATAGAAGATAACTTGGAATCCAAACAAAATCTAAAATCCAAATGACTTTGGGAACGTCAAATGTCGATCCAATTCTCGTTAAGCGTTATTGGGAATATAACCCTACTCTGAGTTCTAGGAACATCAATCCAAATGACCACATTGTTTCTTGTCACATAGGAAGTCTCTATCACTAGAGTTGTGCTTCCATAATCTAATCCAAGTAGTacgagtatttttttttatttttttttttgtataaacaacagtaaaaaaaaaaaaactaaaggtCTGCCTCAACAGTTGTCATGAGTCGGATCGGAAGtctaaaccaaaaacaagttGCAATCTTTAGCCTAAATTGCCAGTACAAGCAACATTGTTACAAGTTCTTGCAAGCTACAAAAACTAGAACTGAAAAGAGAAATGTCTAAAAGATGAAATTATAAAAGACTGAATTTCCTACAAACGGATAAACAATGGTGACGGTGAGGGACTGAATGTATAACAGGCTAGTGTGGGGGGCAATCCCGAATTTCAGTAAAATATCTGGATATTTCCAAATTCCCAATGACAGAGCACTGGGGCTTaaaaatgaaataacaaaaaGACTGAATTTCCTACAGACGGataaacaaaaaaagataaattttGTAAGTCGAGGAGATGCAAGTATCTTCAACTAGCTTCCGAGTTAGGGTTTTACAGTTAAACCCTACAAAAAGCAGATACGATGACTCGGTTATCAGTATTGGTACCCCGTCTGTTCCAACTTTACCTTCTAATGTTGATTTCATTTCCAGTCCTGCAAACCCATTTGTAAAACATTGCTTAAAGCTCCGCCAAAGCTCGTCTTATCGGCATTCTCATTCCTCTGTTATTGTTGTTGGTACAAACCCCATCAGGTATTTTTCTCTATACCCTTCAAAATTGCTTCAGTTTTTCCTCTTTTCTACTACTTATCAAGTTATAATCAACTAATGCGGTGTAGGGAAATTACCAATTTCCAAGAATTGGTAGAAGGAAAACCTACTACTGTGGATTGTTTACTTGTGCTGGATGGTGTTGAAGTTCCTAAAGGCTTGTCTTATTCGTCTATGCGTATTGTTCGTGTGAGTTCTACTGTGATGAAAAAAGTATCTGGGGTTCAATCAATTGATTCTATTGAAGCAGTAGCTCTAATGAGAATTCCAACCAGTTTCTGCAATTTAAATGATAACCAGAAAGAAGCTAATGTTCATAATTTGTTCACTTCGCCTCGTCGGATTCTAGTTCTTGATGGAATCCAGGTAATTTCAGCAATCCTTTGTGATTCCAATTCATTGTCAGAATTGTAGAATAAAATTAGGTAGTGCAGCGTATTTGCCTCCGGCCCTCCACCAAGTAGTGTTTATGTGCATTTCTTGTTTTGGCTGTGTACTTGTATGAGTGAACTAACTGAAGACACATTACAGGATCCTGGTAACCTGGGTGCATTACTTAGATCTGCCATAGCGTTTGGATGGGTATGTTATTTTCTTAATGGTTGTGTTTTGAGTACTTAACGACATCCTTGATCAATACTTGTTTATGCACAAAACAGGATGGGGTGTTTATGCTTCCTGGATGTTGCGATCCTTTCAACGACAAAGCACTTCGAGCGGCTAGAGGAGCTTCCTTTCAAATTCCTATAGTTGCTGGTAATTGGGCTCATTTGGAAAGTctcaagaaggaaaaaaaaatgaagatgctGGCTGCCCATCCAGAGAGTGACCAAGGACCGAAATCCTCATCTCCACTTTCCCGAGAACTTGCAAAGGCATTGATGGATAAACACTTGTGCTTGATAATGGGCAGTGAAGGAAACGGTCTTTCAGAGGAATCTAAACAAGCTTCTGAGCTCATTACCATACCAATGGCAGGAAATTTTGAGTCTCTTAATGTTTCAGTTGCCGGAGGCATTTTCTTGTTTATGCTACAATCTCGAAACCAAACATTAGTCTAATTTTCGTTTTTGATCTGATCTTTCCACTGTGCATAGCTCTTTTCTTTTAGGTCTCTCTGAGAAACCATAAAATCTGAACTTAAAAATAATATTCATGTCTCAAGCCTGGGAATCTGATAGCATGATTGCACAATGTTCACCAGCAATCCTTGTGCCAAATGATTGGGCCTTGGGGGTGGAACAGCAAGGGTTCCAAACTGATCTGAAGAGTAAAGACTGCTTTTTACATTATTATGCTTGTTCTTTAGACCAAAAAATGCATGCAGGACTAGTTTTGTGGCCGATCGGTTACTGGGACTCCTATTTTAAGATTCTTGAAATTAGAAGTATTTGGTTGTTAGTTGTTACATATATCTTCTTGTGTTAATCAAGCCGACTGAATTATGTTCAAGAAACCAAGTCTCCAAAACCTTATTAGGCGAAGAGATAGTAACTCTGTAGAGGAGAAAAATCTTTCAGGAACTTTCAAACACTCCAGTAAAAGTACACAACTTTCTCAAAAGTTTCTGTGAAGATTGTTTGGAGACAAATGAACACTTGTTTCTTCGCtgtaagtttgtctttgatatcGGGTCTTACTTTCTCAAAAGTTTTGATATCAATTGGGTTCTTTCTAGAAATGTAAAATCCAATCTATGGGAATGGGGAGGTAAATGTCAGAGGAGATCTCGAAATAGAAAAAAGAAGATTTGGAGTATCCTGCCTTTTGCTATTTGGTGGTGTGTATGGAATGAAAGGAATGCAAGAGTTCATAATAATGAGAAGAAGAACTTGGATTATGGATGTAAAATGTTTGATGTTTAATTGGAGTCTGAAATCGCAATTATTTTCTAGttttcaattgaatactttgctATGTAACTGGAATGCAGTAATGCATTAGTCTTTGTATCTTTTTTTATCTGGTGTCACTTTTCTGGTGATATTCAGatctttttaataaaaaaaaatacattgtgATCAAGCTAGTAATAATGAACTAGACTAGGTACATATTGGATTTTACctcagagtttttttttttacctctGTATGTTCCTAATATTTTAAGTAAAATGAAGTTTCTCTTTTTGTGTGTCTATAATAACTTTTCAGTAAGAACTAACCAGATAAGCAGCCTGAGCCAGAGCAAGGTGTTCACGGCAACTAAAAAAGTGATTGCAGACTAAAGGGCTGAGGTATGATTCGCACATTTGTTAAACAGGTTTACTCTATCAACGACAGGTTTCTCGGCGGGGCCTAATGGTTTGATTCTATTAATGGCTTATCCTCTATCAATGGCTTTTTTATATTTCTTTCAGAAGAGTTGAATGTTTACTGATAGTGCGAATGGCTTATAcagcaatttaaaaaaaaaaaagtcattagGAAATGGCAATACTAAAGAAATGAAAGAATACCTATATTTTGAATAATAGTTCAAATGTTGTACTTTCTGACAGGAATTTGAACACCCGAATTGGAAATGTATATAGCTTCACCGAGTTGCTAACTTCATTGGAGGCACCAAATGATCAACTCGCTTTTCTCCAAGATCTTTCAACTAAACAAGGCTATGCATACGAGGAATTGCTTCATAAATATTCCCTTCTGCACCTTCAACAgaccatattttctcaaaagttTTAGGGTCATAACAAGAGAGACCGTCATTCTGCCATAGCAGGATTTCACTCTCTGTTCGTGATAATAAGCGAGTAAAGCCTTTATCCCATTTTCTGCTGAACCGCCTCATCCAAGTAAAAGAGTTAAAGCTGGTACTCTTTTTCAAACGTGGACTACGTCGACggttgttcatatttttcttctCGAAAACCCATATATCCATCATACGTTCACCTTGCTCTATGTAATGAAGatgtcgggaaaccgaggttacgttcatctcgaaccgGCAAGCTTTCATAgaagtcaattccatgaaacatcctactttagataacttagctcgaatccgtctcttacatctttagattagcatgatcgagtaatactagcacgaatatataatcaatacgataatagacaatcacacacgacacaaagattacgtggtccACCTTTGTAGGTTAGATCCACGGtcaaaaccaccccgagaatcttcattatcataacaagttattacatcgacacACATCAACTAATCAACTAGTTACgtaacccactagcgctaaacgttagaaacaacaagacatattacgaagagtttacctcttcctttattcttcttcttccataaacttccaccgccatggttgcttcgactttagacaagaacacgaataacatcatgaattctagcttctcccatacgaaccctagaaaccctagatttctcacATACCCGCTCTCACTACAAGTCTCTCTTCTCACATTGATTTTGCCCCATCACCAACCATTACaggacacaacggttgtgacccaAACACTCTCATAAAGAGAGAGGATTCTACTAGAGAATGaatttctactcacaatataagtcctcttatatagtagacaaatccttgctccCCAAGTCTTAGAGAACTTCTAAGAATAGTctcacaccttaattaggaaaccctaaacttggaaaacactcctccaaaccgtcatacaagtttcctaatccaaaTAAACCTTGTAGACACTTTAATACCGAAATAAccttttagccacggttttgacAACATTAGATCACTGTTTTCTGCTGCAAAACTGTTACCTAAAGTCTGTTTTCAGCCATATGGTTttgtatacggaacaaaaccctAAGACACAAATACAGGTTCCGACCAGGCAGTGACCCGAGATAAACATTTAAACGGGAATTGGAAGGAGTATGACATTGTGGTGATGGGACAGCGACCCGAGATGAACATTTAAACGAGAATTGGAAGGAGTATGACATTGTGGCGATGGGACAGAACGAAATGATTCATCTGCTAAATCAAAGGCTACAATATCATAATCAGTTCTTGTAGTTTGTAGTTGCAAAAATATGTAagcactagtacaaaccttcacataggccacgttttttggCTTACAACCCAGCCACATTTCGGGTTATTTGTGTGGCTACTGGTCA
This is a stretch of genomic DNA from Papaver somniferum cultivar HN1 chromosome 1, ASM357369v1, whole genome shotgun sequence. It encodes these proteins:
- the LOC113297044 gene encoding uncharacterized protein LOC113297044 produces the protein MQVSSTSFRVRVLQLNPTKSRYDDSVISIGTPSVPTLPSNVDFISSPANPFVKHCLKLRQSSSYRHSHSSVIVVGTNPIREITNFQELVEGKPTTVDCLLVLDGVEVPKGLSYSSMRIVRVSSTVMKKVSGVQSIDSIEAVALMRIPTSFCNLNDNQKEANVHNLFTSPRRILVLDGIQDPGNLGALLRSAIAFGWDGVFMLPGCCDPFNDKALRAARGASFQIPIVAGNWAHLESLKKEKKMKMLAAHPESDQGPKSSSPLSRELAKALMDKHLCLIMGSEGNGLSEESKQASELITIPMAGNFESLNVSVAGGIFLFMLQSRNQTLV